The genomic region GGCGCTGCGCCACGCCGCCGAGGCGGCCGGGCTGCGGACCGTGACCGGTACCGCGGACCTGACGCTGGTGCTCTGCGAGGACTATCTCGACCCGGTCCTGGGGCTCGTGGACCAGGAGCACCGGGCGGCCGGACGCCGCTGGCTGCCGGTCAAGCCCGGCGGGACCGAGGCCTGGATCGGTCCGTTCTTCGGCGCCGCCGACGGCCCGTGCTGGTCCTGCCTGGCCGAACGGCTCTGGCGCGGGCGCCCGGCGGAGGCCCATCTGCAGCAGGAGCTGGGCCGCTCGGGCCCGCTGCGCCGCCCCTTCTGCGGGGTGCCCGCCAGTCGACTGGCCGGACTGCAGCTGGCCGTGCTGGAGGCCGCGAAGTGGCTGGCCGGCCACCGCCACGAGGGCCAGCAGGCGCTACTGGCCGTCGACAGCCTGAACCTGACCACCTGTCACCACCAGGTGCACCGGCGCCCGCAGTGCACCGCCTGCGGTGACCCGGGCCTGGTCCGCGCGCGGGTCGAGGCGCCGGTGCGGTTGGGCTCCCGGCTCAAGCAGGACAGCATCGGCGGCGGCCACCGCGCGCTCACCCCAGAGCAGTTGCTGGTCCGCTACCGCCACCTGGTCGACCCGCTGACCGGGCTGGTCAAGGAGATCCGCCGGGACCCGCGCGGCCCGGCCTTCCTCAACGCCTTCCACGCCGGGCAGAACCTGGCGGCGGGCTCCGACGGCCTGGCCTCGGTCCGGGCCGGGCTGCGCGCCACCAGCGCGGGCAAGGGCAGCACCCCGCTGCGGGCCGAGGTGAGCGCGCTGGCCGAGGCGCTGGAACGGCACTCGGGACACCTCCAGGGCGACGAGCCGATGCTGCGCGCGAGCTACCGCTCGCTGGGGGCGCGGGCCGTCCACCCGGACACCGTGCAGCTGTTCGCCCCCGAGCAGTTCGCCGACCGGCACCGCTGGAACGCCGGCCACGGCACCTTCCAGCAGGTTCCCGAACCCTTCGACGAGGACGCCGAGATCGAGTGGACCCCGGTCTGGTCGCTCACCGCGCAGCGGCACAAGCTGCTGCCCACCGCCCTGCTCTACTACGACACGGCGCGGCTCGCCGGCCGTCCGTACTGCCAGGCGACCTCCAACGGCACCGCCGCGGGGGCCAGTCTGGAGGACGCCGTCCTGCAGGGCGTCCTGGAGCTGGTGGAACGCGACGCGGTGGCCCTGTGGTGGTACAACCGCATCCGCCGCCCCGGACTGGACCTGGCCGCCTTCGAGGACCCGTGGATCGCCGAACAGCCGGCCGGGCACCGCTCGTTGAACCGCGAGCTGTGGGCCCTCGACCTCACCTCGGACCTCGGCGTCCCGACCGTGGTCGCGCTCTCGCGCCGCACCGACAAGCCGGCGGAGGACGTCATGCTCGGCTTCGGCGCCCACCTCGACCCGCGGATCGCCCTGCACCGGGCGCTCACCGAGGTCAACCAGATGCTGCCGTACGTCGTCGACGCGCGCGCCGACGGCACCGGGTACGGCACCGACGACCCCGAGGTGCTGCACTGGATGCGCACCGCCCGGACCGCGGAGCAGCCGTACCTGCTGCCGGACCCGGCCGCCGCGGCGGTGCGTCCGCAGGACCACCCGTACACGGCCCGCGCCGACCTGCGCGAGGACCTGGCGCAGGTCGAGGAGCTGGTGCGGCGGGCCGGACTGGAACTGCTGGTGCTGGACCAGACCCGACCGGACGTCGGCCTGCCGGTGGTCCGGGTGCTGGTCCCGGGACTGCGCCCGCACTGGGCGAGGTTCGCGCCGGGCCGGCTCTTCGAGGTACCCGTCCGGCTGGGCCGGCTCGCCGAGCCCACCCGCTACCAGGACCTCAACCCGGTCCCGCTCTTCCTCTGAAGCAGCCTGAAGCACCCTGTAGCACTCCGAAGCACCTCTGAAGCGCCCCCGAAGCACCGCCACCTGCCCGCGAGGCACACCCTCACCGTCCCTGACGCCACGTCATGAATCCCTGGACTACCTCCGTGCGCATCGACCGTCTTGCTCCGCCGCAGCTTGCCGATCTCTGGTCACTGTCCGACGACACCGTTGTGGACTTCGAGTCCGACCCCGGGGGTGGCATCGTGCTGGACACCCGCTGGGGAGAGCTGCGGATCGCAGCGCCCAGCGCGGGCCTGCGGGAGGCGCTGCGCCGGATGACGCTCGGCGCGATCTCGCTGCGCAACGCCGTGGCCGACCCGCAGGGCGGCGGTGGGCCGGCCGGGCTGCGGGTCACCGCGCTGCTGCGCGAGATGGCCCCGCTGCAGCACCTGCTGGTGCGCACGCTCAGCGTCGGCCCGATGCCGCTGCTGTCGGTGGTGCCGCTCTCCCGGGAGGCCAGGTTCGCCTCGCTGCCGCTGACCTCCGGGCGGACCTGCCGGCTCTCCCGGTTCGCGGTGCTGCGCTACGTGGCGGGCGGAATGCGGGTGGAGTCGCCGCTCTCGCACCACGTGGTGGAGCTGCACCGTCCGGAGGCGGTCGGTGTGATCGGCCGCCTGGAGGGAGTGGCCGGGCCGCTCGGGCCCCGCGACGGCGATCTCGAACTCTCCTCGGAGGCGGTGGACGCGGCCCGGGCCTACCTGGTGGCGGCGGGCATGGTGGTGGTGGCCGAGCGGTCGGCGGGGGCGGCCGACGGGGCGCAGTCGCCGTGCTTCGCCGAGGACCACGACCCGGCGCTCCTCGGCTGGTCCCCGGACGACCTGCTGGTGCACGCGCGCAGCCGACTCAGCCGGCGCGGCAACCCGCGCGGCGCGACCTTCGCGCACGTCGGCCAGGTCGCCGCGCCGCCGGTGGTCAAACCGGCCGTCGGCACCGACCGGATCGCGCTGGCCCGCCCCGACCTGGACGAGCTGCTGACCACCGACCAGCCGTTCACCGCGGTCCTGGAGAACAGCCGGGCGCGCAGCGGGTACCCGGACGCCGAGATCAGCCGCGAGCAGCTCGGCGCCCTGCTGTACCGGGCCGCCCGAGTCCGCGAGCTGTTGCCGGCCGGCCGTTTCGAGCCCACCGACTACCCCTCCAGCGCCCGCCCGTACCCGAGCATCGGCTCCACCTACGCGCTGGAGCTGTACGTGGTGGCCGGCGAGGGGGCCTGCCTGGCTCCGGGCGCCTACCACTACGACCCGCTCGGCCACTTCCTGGAGCGGGTCGAGAGTGCCCCCGAGGCCCTGGCCGAGCTGAGCTCCGGCGCCCGGGCGCCGGAGCGGCTCGGTGGTCCGCCGCCGCTGCTGATCACCATCACGGCGCGCTTCCTGCGGGCCTCCTACAAGTTCAGCGGCATCGCCTACAGCAGCCTGCTCAAGGACGTCGGCGCGCTCCAGCAGAGCATCGGCCTGGTGGCCACCGCCATGGGTCTGGGCACCCACACCCTGGCGATCGGCGAGGCGCAGACCTCCCGACAGGCCTTCGGCCTGGACTGGCGGGTGGAGTCGAGCGTCGGCGAGATGGTGGTGGGTACGCTGCCCGCGCACCCTCGCGCGGTCTAGACCAAGGTGTTCCTTTTCTCACTCTAGTGATCTTGAAGCCCGGAACGGAAGCTCGCTAGTGTGCTGTGCGGCTATGACTTTCACGGCCGCAACAGGGGAAGTCCGAACGTAACGGGGGATCGTTGCACGTTATGGATTCTGAATGCGCAAGGGATTCTGAATACCCATCGACATACCCATCGACAGCGGGCAGGGAGGAGGACCCCCGGCAGTTGGCGCCCACGATGGCGATGGCCATCACGACGGCGGTGCTCTTCGCGTTCGGCTTCGTGGCCGTCACCTATGTGCTGGCGGCCAGGCCGTCGACGGTGCGGCTGGTGGAGGCGCTGCTGCTGCTCGTGGTGGTGATGGCGATTCAGCTGGTCATCGCCTTCCCGCGGCTGGTCCGGCGGCTGACCCCCTACCGGGGCGGGGTGCTGGCGCTGCAGGGGCTGCTGACCTACGGGCCCTTCCTGGTCTTCCAGCAGGCCTGGATGCCGCTGCCGGGTCTGCTGGCCGGCTCGGTGCTGCTGGTCCTGCGCGAGAACTGGCGGGCCTGGACGGGCTTCGCGGCCGTGGTGCTGAGCACCGACGTGCTGCAGTTCTGGGTCGGGCTGGGCTGGCGCGACGTCGCCTACACCACCGTCTCGACCGTGCTGACCGGCCTGGTGGTCTTCGGGCTCTCCCGGCTCTCCGACCTGGTCAGCGAGGTGCACCGGTCGCGGGCCGAGCTGGCCCATCTGGCGGTGGCCCAGGAGCGCCTGCGCTTCGCCCGCGACCTGCACGATCTGCTCGGCTACAGCCTCTCCACCATCACGCTCAAGTGCGAGCTGGCCTACCGACTGGCGCCGGTGGACGCGGGCCGGGCCCAGCAGGAGCTGACCGAGATCCTGCAGAACTCCCGGCAGGCGCTGGCCGACGTGCGCGCGGTGGCCAGCGGCTACCGGGACATGTGTCTGGCCACCGAGGTCGAGGACGCCAAGGCGATGCTGGCCACCCTGGGGATCAGCGCCCAGGGCCAGGTGCGGTGCGGCACGCTGCCCCGGGCGGTGGACACCGTGCTGGCGACGGTGCTGCGCGAGGGCCTGACCAACATGCTGCGGCACAGCGCGGTCAAGCAGTGCACGCTCTCCGGCGAGCGCCGGGGGGAGACCGTGCGGTTCTCGCTGGCCAACGACGGGGTCGATCGCAACCTGGCGCTGCCGATGGCGGGCGAGCCGCGTGCGGACTGCGGTGGCAGCGGCATTCGGAACCTGGCGCTGCGGGTCGAGCGGCTGGGCGGCCGGCTGGAGGCCGGGGTGCGGCCCGACGGCTGGTTCGAGCTGGAGGCGGTGCTCGCGCTGCCGCTCCCGTCGGCCGGTCACGGCACCGATGACGGGGCCGGCTGCGCGCTGCTCTCCGAGCAGTTGGAGACCGCGAGCGGCTGAGGGCCGGTCCGGTCGGACCGGCCCTCAGCCGCGCAGGGCCGGCTGGTCAGAGCCAGCCGGCCTCGCGGGCGATCCGGATGGCGTCCACCCGGTTCCGTGCGTTGAGCTTGCTCACCACGGTGGTCAGGTAGTTCCGCACCGTGCCGGGGGACAGGTAGAGCCGTGCCGCGATCTGCGCGGCCTCCTCGCCCTGGGCGGCGAGCCGCAGCACCTCGATCTCGCGCGAGGTGAGGACCGGCGGCTCGGTCTCCAGCGCCGCCAGCGCCAGCGAGACGTCGATCGCCCGCTGGCCGTCCACGATCGCCCGGATCCCGGAGATCAGCGTGTCCGGCTCGGCGTCCTTGAGCAGGAAGCCGGAGACGTGCGCGGCCATCGCGCGGCGCAGGTTCCCCGGCTG from Kitasatospora azatica KCTC 9699 harbors:
- a CDS encoding TOMM precursor leader peptide-binding protein, with the translated sequence MERAADATVRVTAVGGADPEALRHAAEAAGLRTVTGTADLTLVLCEDYLDPVLGLVDQEHRAAGRRWLPVKPGGTEAWIGPFFGAADGPCWSCLAERLWRGRPAEAHLQQELGRSGPLRRPFCGVPASRLAGLQLAVLEAAKWLAGHRHEGQQALLAVDSLNLTTCHHQVHRRPQCTACGDPGLVRARVEAPVRLGSRLKQDSIGGGHRALTPEQLLVRYRHLVDPLTGLVKEIRRDPRGPAFLNAFHAGQNLAAGSDGLASVRAGLRATSAGKGSTPLRAEVSALAEALERHSGHLQGDEPMLRASYRSLGARAVHPDTVQLFAPEQFADRHRWNAGHGTFQQVPEPFDEDAEIEWTPVWSLTAQRHKLLPTALLYYDTARLAGRPYCQATSNGTAAGASLEDAVLQGVLELVERDAVALWWYNRIRRPGLDLAAFEDPWIAEQPAGHRSLNRELWALDLTSDLGVPTVVALSRRTDKPAEDVMLGFGAHLDPRIALHRALTEVNQMLPYVVDARADGTGYGTDDPEVLHWMRTARTAEQPYLLPDPAAAAVRPQDHPYTARADLREDLAQVEELVRRAGLELLVLDQTRPDVGLPVVRVLVPGLRPHWARFAPGRLFEVPVRLGRLAEPTRYQDLNPVPLFL
- a CDS encoding SagB family peptide dehydrogenase, with protein sequence MRIDRLAPPQLADLWSLSDDTVVDFESDPGGGIVLDTRWGELRIAAPSAGLREALRRMTLGAISLRNAVADPQGGGGPAGLRVTALLREMAPLQHLLVRTLSVGPMPLLSVVPLSREARFASLPLTSGRTCRLSRFAVLRYVAGGMRVESPLSHHVVELHRPEAVGVIGRLEGVAGPLGPRDGDLELSSEAVDAARAYLVAAGMVVVAERSAGAADGAQSPCFAEDHDPALLGWSPDDLLVHARSRLSRRGNPRGATFAHVGQVAAPPVVKPAVGTDRIALARPDLDELLTTDQPFTAVLENSRARSGYPDAEISREQLGALLYRAARVRELLPAGRFEPTDYPSSARPYPSIGSTYALELYVVAGEGACLAPGAYHYDPLGHFLERVESAPEALAELSSGARAPERLGGPPPLLITITARFLRASYKFSGIAYSSLLKDVGALQQSIGLVATAMGLGTHTLAIGEAQTSRQAFGLDWRVESSVGEMVVGTLPAHPRAV
- a CDS encoding sensor histidine kinase, translated to MAPTMAMAITTAVLFAFGFVAVTYVLAARPSTVRLVEALLLLVVVMAIQLVIAFPRLVRRLTPYRGGVLALQGLLTYGPFLVFQQAWMPLPGLLAGSVLLVLRENWRAWTGFAAVVLSTDVLQFWVGLGWRDVAYTTVSTVLTGLVVFGLSRLSDLVSEVHRSRAELAHLAVAQERLRFARDLHDLLGYSLSTITLKCELAYRLAPVDAGRAQQELTEILQNSRQALADVRAVASGYRDMCLATEVEDAKAMLATLGISAQGQVRCGTLPRAVDTVLATVLREGLTNMLRHSAVKQCTLSGERRGETVRFSLANDGVDRNLALPMAGEPRADCGGSGIRNLALRVERLGGRLEAGVRPDGWFELEAVLALPLPSAGHGTDDGAGCALLSEQLETASG
- a CDS encoding response regulator transcription factor → MIRVLIAEDMYMLRKALVALLELEPDIEVVAELSSGAEIVSRAEECRPDVAVLDIDLPGMDGITAAGALHTAVPECRTMILTSLGQPGNLRRAMAAHVSGFLLKDAEPDTLISGIRAIVDGQRAIDVSLALAALETEPPVLTSREIEVLRLAAQGEEAAQIAARLYLSPGTVRNYLTTVVSKLNARNRVDAIRIAREAGWL